The window tacatatatacatatatacatatatacatatatatatatatatatatatacatatatataaaaacacacacatacacatatatacatatacatatataaacacacatacatagcactGATGGTCTGAATTTATGCTTTCAGATTCCCCTTTACCAGCATCTATTATCTACTGTATTCAATCGTGCACCTGCATGTCTGGCACTCGGCCTCCACTAAACCATATCCTAATCAGCTGGATGTTTTCAGGCAGCAAGTAGTTTCACTTTGCTTTAATGCTTCACTACTTATTTTAGTATCAAGATTATTCTAGGACAAATGCTTATAAAGCTGAACCAAATATCGTAGTATTAAAATACtataatacattatacatagggcagagatatataatatttgtattaagCTGCTTGCTCTATCCTATTAGTCTCAGATTCACTGATAAGTGATGGAAAATATTAACAGATGCTCATCCTGTCATGAGTCCATGTCATGTTAATCAGGATGAAGTCTTGTATGCCCAACTGAAATGTAGATGACTAACAATGGTGCGCACATCCTTGCCAGCACATTGCAATGCACTGCTTGGATATGACTGACACAGACAACATGATTATTAACCCTTTTTCCTCGCCAGACCTCAATTCAGGCAGGACTTTGACCCAATTTGGGTTATGCCAGTTAGAACTTGTTCAACCACTGTCAAAGATGGATATCTTCACTACCCTCATcattacaaaagagagagagagagagagagagagagagagagagagagagagagagagagagagagagagagagagagagagagagagagagagagagagagagaaagaggtggggatgaaggaagttagagagagagagagagagagagagagagagagagagagagagagagagagagagagagagagagagagagagagagagagagagaggtggggatgaaggaagttagagagagagagagagagagagagagagagagagagagagagagagagagagagagagagagagagagagagagagagagagagagagagagaggtggggatgaagaaagttagagagagagagagagagagagagagagagagagagagagagagagagagagagagagagagagagagagagagagagagagagagagataaatacgcaTCTCAAATTATTCAACCATCTTCAAGAAAAGATTTTGCTTCAGTGCTTCATACATTCCTTTGATCAAGCAGTTTTTACAGTAgaatcagcagatactttgactGCATCACAGAGTTGTGCAATGAAGGTCCCTTGAATTGGTGAAGAATGCTGGAAGAAACAGCATTCTCTCTCAGGAAGCCTGGACATTCCTAGTTTGTACTCCACCAAGTTAGTGTAAGACTATTTCAGGAAAAGTGGAACATACTTTTTGCCAAGAGGGCTGAGAGGcttttattaaaataatgaaatgaaaagaaaataatgaaagaaagaaaaaagaaagaaagaaagaagaaaaaataaacaacatatcAAATATACTTCCTAATAGTAAGTCCTATGTCAACCTACTTATACTATCACTTTACAAAATTGTTGATGTTACACAGCTGCAAATAAGACATATAAGCTGATATCAATTCAGACCAATAATCACCTGTGTTTATATCATAAAGCAGAATATTCCCATTCGCAATACTGAAGTCCTATTTGCATTTGCaatcatgcatatgtgtatatatgtatatatgtgtatatgtatatatatatatatatatatatatatatatatatatatatatgaacacacacacacacacacacacacacacacacacacacatatatatatgtatatatatatatatatatatatatatatatatatacacatatatatgtgtatatatatatatatatatatatatatatatatatatatatatatatatatatatatgtgtgtgtgtgtgtgtgtgtgtgtgtgtgtgtgtgtgtgtgtatgtgtgtgtgtatatatatatatatatatatatatatatatatatatatatatatatgtgtgtgtgtgtatgtgtgtgtatatatatatatatatatatatatatatatatatatatatacacatataaatataaatatatatatataaatataaatataaatataaatataaatataaatataaatatatatatatatatatatatatatatatatatataaatataaatataaatataaatataaatataaatataaatataaatataaatataaatataaatataaatataaatataaatataaatataaatataaatataaatatatatatatatatatatatatatatatataaatataaatataaatataaatatatatataaatataaatataaatataaatataatatatatatatatatatatatatatatatatatatatatatatatatatatatatacacacacacacacacatacatacacacacatacacacatatacacacacacacacacacacacacacacacacacacacacacacacacacacacacacacacacacacacacacacacacactcagacacacacacacacacacacacacacacacacacacacacacacacacacacacacacacacacacacacacacacacacacacacacatacaagtaaatcaataaatacatattgcTTACTATGACTCTGACATCAAGACACAGATGATAACAAACTTAAAATATAATACAGTTATAGCCAGACAAAAGTTGTTTCTCCTACAACACTGTAGTAAACATATCCCCTTGTTTGCCAATTCATTTCTGAGTTGTAACTGTGTTATAAATGATAAACAGATTTCACAATGATAACATATCAAATAAAGCGAAAGTAACAAGGTCTACTGAATATCCCAGTTGGCACAAGCTGTAattctaaatgtatgtatctttatattccCATCTGAGTGCCACCTTGTATGCAAAGGTGAAAGAAACGTGGCAAAAATCAACCTACTTTAACTAGCCCTGCCAGATATTCTAGTCCCAGAAGTTTATGTCAgctatatattataaaaacataCACTGGAAACAGTGGTTTCAAATGGCCACGTATATATAGTAATGGTCCTGAAATATCTGAGCTTAgaagatttgcattttttttactaatgtgtAAGTGTGCTTGAATGGCTGTTTCTTTAAATTGCATGGTCATATGGATATGTGATTTAACACTCATTTTGCTTATTTTTCACAACAGCAATGATATGAAacacacagaaaataataaaagaatacaatGATATACAGAACACAGGCAAATTATAAcacaatatgaaatgaaaatgaaaccatGTATATCTGTAATCTATCCctgcatattcataaatgtgcAATTAGTACCTGTATTTATGTGTGCTCATATGAAGGTCTAAATGCTTCTACAAGGAAATATCTATCAATAGCTGGGAAAGCATATAATTACAGATATTTCTGTTGGTGTACTCAGAAGTGTGTATGTTCTGGAAGTTGTTTTTTGCCGTATCAGGATATAGGCATAgtaatgtaatacatataatttaATGTATTTCTAAAAGTGTATGATATGGTGATGATATCAGTATCATGAAAGAAAGATGTTATGAAGGCTTCAAGCCAGTCAAACAAATGCAGTTCAGTGACCTGCTGCATGGCCAAGTGATACAAAACaataaagcaaaagaaaggaTCTTGTATCAAGTTGAGTTATACATGAAAAGTGACAAATTATACACAACCAGAGATAGAACACGAAAGACACAAGGTAGCATAATCCGGCCCTCCCACCTGTTAAGGGCCATCCTTGGTGGGAGTGTTGGGGGGCGGTGGTTTGCGTGGTGTGCCAGGCGCCCCCTGTGGCATGCATAACCACACGCGTGAATGAGGCAAATGTTAGGCTCTAAGCTAAGTTGTAGGCTAAAAGCGCTTAGTCAAATTTTgctcttaaaaataaaaattcaccGTAATCCTTACATATCCTGAAACTGCCATCTATATTAAACATAAAATTTTCATGGTTCAAAAGAGAAACATCATTTCCAATAACATTTTACATGCAGGCAGTTCCCTGATGTCTAAAGATTAATCTAATACATTTTGTATGTGAAGACACTATGCTATGAAACCATGCAAGAGACTGCTTTATAAAAGTGTAAATATACCTCTAATTAATCTACGTAAAATATCTTCATATGAAGTATACATGAGCAAGCCTAACCACAACTGCTAGATAAAATGTACTCATTGCTGGACTGAAATGTGAAAGCAGACCAGTTTCACAAAACAGAATAGGGCAATGGTTTACTATGTAAAAAATGTACTAGTAAAAGCTTTTAAATCAATGGCTATTCATAATATAAGACAAAGATTATCATTTGACAGATAAATTTACATTCAAAAGTAACACAATCTAAAACCATATTTGTATCATATGCATATCAAATACTGCAGCTATCACTTATTAGAACTGCTTATACCATGGATGCATTTGTTAGatcaaagtatataaaaaatccatatatatttattcatagaaaGATTATAGAGGTAACAAATAAAGCCATACTTGTCAATATGTCTCTCTTTAAAAGGAATGCCCTTATAGTTTTGACAAAtgcaaacgaaataaaaaaaaaattcctctccCCCAATACCAGTTATTGGAAATGATAGATCACCAATTAAACTGTTAGGGCTTCCCTAAGGCTCAATTGCATCCTCTAATTAAATAATCGAACAAGGCAGGCAAAGAAACAAGCAAAGCTTTAATGCTATGCTACAGACTGAATGTATTAATGCATATTATCAAAAAAAGTTTAAAGCATTAACTTAGCTTTCAAGATCAAATTTTGTCAAAGCTGCATAATTTATTGATGATACTCCTGGCCATAAACAGCATGGAAAAGGTAACATTTCTGAAGAATATAGCCATCCCAATTCCAAAGACTAGTTTGCTTCAGCAACAATTCAGCAAGAGGATTTatcaagtaaaaataaatgaataaaaaagaaaaaaaaggaaagaaaaaataaagcttgTTACTTGGGCACTAAGTGACCTACCTCTGGCACAGAGTGGTACACAGCCAGCAGTTGTTCTGTACTTTTGGGAGTTCGTGGAGATGAGTCTGAAGTGCCCGTGGTGGTAGTGGCCTCTGAGGTTAGGGAATAATTGGGTctcatataaagataatgatggacaCGGCCCTCACGAAGGTCCCCAGAACTTGATGCTGTAGAAGCCTGAGATGGGCGCCTGGAGCCTCCTGTTAAATGAAGGGTCATATCCAGATTAGAAAGTGTCAGGAGGGGCTGCACAAATGGaaaatgagattaaaaaaaaaaaaagtaaataaataaatgataataatctgcAGCTGAGGCCAACCTGAAGATGTACCAGATGTCCTGAATCTGTGGGAAATCAATGTGTTAATTTGATCACTAGCAGGTGAAGGGTAAACCTAAAATGACTATAGACTTGAAACATGGCTATGCACCATTATCTATTTCTATGAGGTCTACTTCTCATAAGTAGACACTGTATGACAAAGGTATTCTAATCTACATAAATCTTACTTCATatgttcagaaaaaaagaaaaagctgaaTGTCTAGTAAAGTAAAAGGAGATACACATCATAAAAACTCTAAAAATTTTAGTCAGTATCTGATCTCTAAAAGCTTTTTATATAATACACTTGATGATTGCCCTTAAAAGCCTTGTATAAGttcataacaagaaaaaaagaaaaaagaaagaaaaaaaagaaaaaaagatagaaacaaaaatcTAATCTACTTTATGCCTTGTTGcaatatcattagaattatttcaTCGTGACTATGACTAAAGCCAAACAATAACCAAAAAATCAAGCAATATAATTTTCTACACCATCTACTTAGTCACAAAGTGCAAAGGGGTTCTGGGACCAACTAGGGGTAACTGTAGGTTGTAAGGAAGACAGAGGAAGTTGGTTTTAACCTGAGTTAGCTAGAGGTCTGCAATAGACAATCCAATCCATTCAACAACTGATCACTGCAAATCTTTTGTTTCTAGCCTTAGATACAAAACCCAAGTAGTGTATCTTGCACATTACATAGCCAATACCtgtataaaaatgacagtaattagCAAAAGAGcccaaaaacagaaagaaaaatcagaCCAAACTGTTTTGACATTTTGGTCTGCTAACATTTCCAGTGATATTGGTAATGGAGTGGACATCCACTGGCTTTAAGTGAAAGGAATAGGTAGCAGGTCAATGGGGTATCTAGTGCAGACCTCTAGAATGTACGGAGGCAGGATCCCTAATGCACACGTAGTATCCAATCGGTTCTCCACGGCCCTCCCCTGCGACCAGACGGAGCGATGCTTGTGAAGACCTCCTGGTGCCTGTGGGAGAATATTGTGAGGTcagggaaaaaacaaacaaacaaacaaacaaacaaacaaataaacaaacaaagtgaaatgaatatgaagaaagaaattGATGAAATAATAAGTGTACAGAAAACAATTAATAATTACAAAGTAAAAAATTCTATAGATCTAAAATAGCTGGAGGAGTGTAAAAGGTGAgcgaaggtggggaggagggaggagggagcaggggggaaggagaaggatggaaggaaggaaggaaggaaggaaggaaggaaggaagggaggagagagagagggaaggagggagggaaggagggagggagggagggagggagggagggagggagggagggagggagggagggagggagggaggagggaggagggagggagggagagagagagagagagagagagagagagagaaagagagagagagagagagagagagagagagagagagagagagcgagagcgagagagagagagagaaagaaagagcgagagagagagagaaagaaagaaagagagagagagaaagaaagagagagagagaaagaaagaaagagagagagagagagagagagagagagagagagagagagagagagagagagagagagagagagagagagagagagagagagagagagagagagagaaagagagagtaaccaAGAGAAGCAGAAAAGCTTAATCATCAAAACACAAGACTGTGAGAATCtgtaaataacattaaaaattcaAATGGGCAACAAAGAAAgattaacaaacacatacacaaaagataggtaaacaagaatgataaaagtaataaaacagaTAAGAAACAATGCAGAAATGCCAttcaaaacaaatagaaaaagctTTACAAAAAAGTGAAATTAATAAGAGAATATAAtcccaaaataagataacaaagaaaaatataaataacaaaaaagataagaggaaaaaataggtACTGAACACTGACCTCTTTGTTTCAACAGCAACAAagatctgttatcattatctacattTAAATGAACATCTATTCAGTACATATGATATCTACCATTATGTGGGGAATCTATTTGCATCTATTCATTATGGTACATATGAAATCTACCAttatgtgaatttatatttacAGTCACTGATAATAgggtatatcaaacatatattctAGTAAGCTAAAGGACAGTATtgatttccattcttcttttattttttcctatggACATATGATTACTGAACCTATCtctaataattatagttattcacAGAACTATTAAAATTTAATCTAGAATTACCTTTTCATGATTAGCACAAAAAATAATTACCTCAGATATGTAGCACTCAGAAGTATTTGAATTAAATGCATGCCCATTTCAGTAAACCATATAAAGTAACCTTGGATAGGcctaaatacaaaaaatagatatataatgaatgGAAAAAGTATATGATTGAATTTCAGACATGCTTCCTTTACCTGAGCTTTGGGTTATTGTATTATTAGGAAATTATAAATCATGACCTCCATAATCATGGAAtagacataagagagaaagagagagagaagagagagagagagaaaaaacagcagCTTCAACCTTACAATTATGCAAGATCTCAGATATCACATAGCACTCTGATAAATGACGAGAGAAAACAAGTAGAAGAAATACAggaaataaaaatcaacaacagaTAAAAGATGGAAAGtaatgggaaaaaaagaggggtggAAAACTGTTCACTAACCTGGacgatggggatggagggagctGTAGGAAGGTCTTCGGGATGAGGATGCGGATTTGGTAGAGCGCAGGGAATGGTGTCTATCCCTGGCCGGGCTACTGCTGGTGGAGGCATTGGCGGCCAGGGCAAAGGCTGCGTATGTTTCTGGTGGAGAAAGTTTGCTCTGTCTACAACATATTCTTGTAACCACACTGGCTTCACTACTTTGGTCTATCATCCATTAAAAAGATGATGGAAAAAAATCTGCATAATTTACCAAGTAGTACCAACTGCTCAAAAAGTTAAAATTGGTTAGTTAAAATAGGTAAAGATGATATGGCTAAAATAAGTTGATGTACTATTGTcaaaactaacaataaaaattacacaATGAAGAACTGAAAATCAAAACTTCAAAAATGACTTCTAAAAGAAGTTTATGACAGTTACACATGACATAAAAGATGTGTAAGTGAAGACAAATTGCCCCAAAATATGAAGCAAAGTTTCAATCCAACCACTTCACACACTTCACAGTCACTTTCTGTTCAGCagttatttcctttttgttttcatttcttataatgtatataaatctattgaTCTTCCAGTTTTCTATGTTCTAACCCAGCCATGTCTAGGTCTATGAGATACAAAGTAATGTTATTGTCTATGCTGTAATCTAATGTAAATAAGCTACAGTTGAAGTAGTGTTAATAACAAGACAAGAAATGTATAACAATTCAATCTATCTGGAGGTGAGAAGGAAATTATAAAATACTAACGTGCCCTCTTATATTCTAATAAATCTTACTAATTTAGCTTAATTGTCACTCCAAGCACTGATATTATTTACACAGGGGTGCTACTTATAGGTCGcttttatactatttatatttatgtatatatgtggatctaAATATGGTGCTACAGCAACGATACAGGTGTTTCAGTATTACTAAACTTGCTGCTATAcctacttctcctttttcctctctgaaCTCTTATGCTAGAATTTTTCTGTAGTACAGACTACCTATTGGTGACTATACGTCTAATAAATCATTTTGTTAATGCATTCAGTTTTTACTCTAGCATACCGAAAAACAATGGGAATCTAAATCTTATGGAAAATCTATAAGTCAAAAGGAAATATGTAAGACCATACGACGAGGGACTAATAGTGAAAACGTTAAGGAGATCGAAAATCCGCAAATTATCGAAAATATGAAAATCTAAGAAGACCAAAAATAGCCTTCTGGTGTCAAAATACATTTGGGAGAGCATGGCACAAtgcagcatcagcagcagcagcagcagacgcATGCGGGCGGGAGGGCACGTGTACCGCGAGAGTTCTGCTGCAGGGAGGGTGTAGATCGGACCCCTCTGGCAGGTGACCCTTGGACCACCCCATGAGATGCCCCTGGGTTCTCAGGGATCACCCtcagaggttggagggagggccGCTGTTGGGGGGAACCACCGTGGGGGCCCAGGGTGGAGGCACGACGCTGGGGGTAACTCTGACGTCGGGCGTACACTTTGTGACCATGTGCATTAGCACACGCACGACGCTCACCTTCACGGCTTAGCTGACCTGAGACCCAACTTTACTTGTTGTGGCACACAACCTTCGACTCGTTATTCTACAGTGAGGGTGCAGATTATCTGAAGGTGACCTCAAAGTTGTATCAATCTATTATGCCAGGAAAGGTTTACATTGCTTTGGATATTTAGTACAGTTATGCATAATTCAATTCAACTATTTCAAAAAAAGGGGCAAAAAATCTCATCACAAGAATGTAAGAGGTCCATCTAATGTTTCTACATACCATGTAAAAGTACTTCCAGTCCTGTGTAAGATTTTGTGTTAAATATACACATGATGAGCGTGAAAAAACGTTTTAGTCTACAATCTGTATCAAAAGATACAACAGAGAAAACAACTGGTGACTCAGAGCCCGGCTACTGCTCTCCTACATCTTCCCTAAAGAGTCTACCAAGTCCATGGTAtccaaaaaatgtataataaaccAACTCTACCTTCTGCAATAAAAAAGCTATGGATGTTCTACATAAGTAATAGAGGTACAGTTTTTCATAACAGCTCACCAAGTATCCTATCGAAAGCAATATAAATTCATAATGTGTCAAGTATGTGTCCCAATATCAAACATCAAAGTGTTCCCTtctgttatgtatttatttccaGTGATGTCAATAAATATGCAATCTGCCTTGTATATCACACAGTAAAATTGCTTCACCAGGGTTCCTGAAGGAGCAGTTGCTGGGGACACAACGGCACTCACCAGAGACCGTGAGGGGTGGGTTAATACGGGCGTCTGCATAACGACGAGGGCGAACAAAGCGGGCACGGGCGAAGATCTTGAGCACAAGACAGATGAGGGCAGACAACACGGACATGCCTAGACCCAGACCCAGTAGTGTGGGGACGTCTGCCTTCAGGGCTTCTAAGCCTGCCGGAGGGCACCAAGACAGTCAAAGGCGAGACAGCAACTATTGGAACAATACAGAAACTACTATATACATGGGAGGGTGTGAGACACACTACAACTAGGAGAAGTTTGGAGATCTGAAAAAAGGCTGAAtgggtataagaaaaaaaaagaagtaaaggtgGGGCTACAAATAATCCGGAAATACATCTAGAGACACTAAAGATAATGAAGGTACATAATGTAGGAATGGAAAGAATTAATAACACACTAAAATAAATTCTCACTACATTATTAAGTGAACACTTACACTAACTCTACTGGAGGTATACATAAGGCTGTCCAGTTAGCCCATCAACACACAATACAGTAAGTATTGGAGAAATGGTATGCTTTCTGGGGATTTTGGTAGCACCATATTGGCCATCCAGTCAGAG of the Penaeus chinensis breed Huanghai No. 1 chromosome 27, ASM1920278v2, whole genome shotgun sequence genome contains:
- the LOC125039769 gene encoding uncharacterized protein LOC125039769 isoform X4 gives rise to the protein MPTFLLLLLGLTAGCVRTQDSSEGVPAVVAAPLKGTGGYGDPCVDSCNPDTHTICDNKTKTCKCDRHHPVPINGEYCVKPALLGKPCIHEDQCQYHDVHTICIEYDLNYTECKCRDKYEVKVIEGLPISDLCFPSLEALKADVPTLLGLGLGMSVLSALICLVLKIFARARFVRPRRYADARINPPLTVSETYAAFALAANASTSSSPARDRHHSLRSTKSASSSRRPSYSSLHPHRPGTRRSSQASLRLVAGEGRGEPIGYYVCIRDPASVHSRGGSRRPSQASTASSSGDLREGRVHHYLYMRPNYSLTSEATTTTGTSDSSPRTPKSTEQLLAVYHSVPEHSVLEMGGVGTSHTTSTLGTSSDDVFQEEDEEEEEEEEQQQKAEEEGKARLIV
- the LOC125039769 gene encoding uncharacterized protein LOC125039769 isoform X3, with translation MPTFLLLLLGLTAGCVRTQDSSEGVPAVVAAPLKGTGGYGDPCVDSCNPDTHTICDNKTKTCKCDRHHPVPINGEYCVKPALLGKPCIHEDQCQYHDVHTICIEYDLNYTECKCRDKYEVKVIEGLPISDLCFPSLEALKADVPTLLGLGLGMSVLSALICLVLKIFARARFVRPRRYADARINPPLTVSETYAAFALAANASTSSSPARDRHHSLRSTKSASSSRRPSYSSLHPHRPGTRRSSQASLRLVAGEGRGEPIGYYVCIRDPASVHSRGGSRRPSQASTASSSGDLREGRVHHYLYMRPNYSLTSEATTTTGTSDSSPRTPKSTEQLLAVYHSVPEVVHFRKSRSLHSVLEMGGVGTSHTTSTLGTSSDDVFQEEDEEEEEEEEQQQKAEEEGKARLIV
- the LOC125039769 gene encoding uncharacterized protein LOC125039769 isoform X2 — translated: MPTFLLLLLGLTAGCVRTQDSSEGVPAVVAAPLKGTGGYGDPCVDSCNPDTHTICDNKTKTCKCDRHHPVPINGEYCVKPALLGKPCIHEDQCQYHDVHTICIEYDLNYTECKCRDKYEVKVIEGLPISDLCFPSLEALKADVPTLLGLGLGMSVLSALICLVLKIFARARFVRPRRYADARINPPLTVSETYAAFALAANASTSSSPARDRHHSLRSTKSASSSRRPSYSSLHPHRPGTRRSSQASLRLVAGEGRGEPIGYYVCIRDPASVHSRGGSRRPSQASTASSSGDLREGRVHHYLYMRPNYSLTSEATTTTGTSDSSPRTPKSTEQLLAVYHSVPETLPVELKTNHLQLDKNLSEKKHSVLEMGGVGTSHTTSTLGTSSDDVFQEEDEEEEEEEEQQQKAEEEGKARLIV
- the LOC125039769 gene encoding uncharacterized protein LOC125039769 isoform X7 produces the protein MPTFLLLLLGLTAGCVRTQDSSEGVPAVVAAPLKGTGGYGDPCVDSCNPDTHTICDNKTKTCKCDRHHPVPINGEYCVKPALLGKPCIHEDQCQYHDVHTICIEYDLNYTECKCRDKYEVKVIEGLPISDLCFPSLEALKADVPTLLGLGLGMSVLSALICLVLKIFARARFVRPRRYADARINPPLTVSETYAAFALAANASTSSSPARDRHHSLRSTKSASSSRRPSYSSLHPHRPGTRRSSQASLRLVAGEGRGEPIGYYVCIRDPASVHSRGGSRRPSQASTASSSGDLREGRVHHYLYMRPNYSLTSEATTTTGTSDSSPRTPKSTEQLLAVYHSVPEGAPGTPRKPPPPNTPTKDGP